The proteins below are encoded in one region of Brassica napus cultivar Da-Ae chromosome A6, Da-Ae, whole genome shotgun sequence:
- the LOC106349513 gene encoding protein BRASSINOSTEROID INSENSITIVE 1 precursor (The RefSeq protein has 11 substitutions compared to this genomic sequence): MKTFSSFFLFVTTLFFSVFSLSLQASSPSQSLYREIHHLISFKNVLPDKNLLPDWSPDKNPCTFHGVTCKEDKVTSIDLSSKPLNVGFTAVASSLLSLAGLESLFLSNSHINGSISDFKCTASLTSLDLSMNSISGPVSTLSSFGSCIGLQHLNVSSNTLDFPGKVSGGLKLSSLEVLDLSSNSLSGANVVGWILSNGCTELKHLSVSGNKISGDVDVSRCVNLEFLDISSNNFSTSIPSLGDCSSLQHLDISGNKFSGDFSNAISSCTELKSLNISGNQFAGTIPPLPLKSLQYLSLAENNFTGEIPELLSGACGTLTGLDLSGNEFRGTVPPFLASCHLLELLVLSSNNFSGELPMDTLLKMRGLKVLDLTFNEFSGELPESLTNLSASLLTLDLSSNNFSGLILPNLCRSPKTTLQELYLQNNGFTGKIPATLSNCSELVSLHLSFNYLSGTIPSSLGSLSKLRDLKLWLNMLEGEIPQELMYVNTLETLILDFNYLTGEIPSGLSNCTNLNWISLSNNRLTGQIPRWIGRLESLAILKLSNNSFYGNIPAELGDCRSLIWLDLNTNYFNGTIPAEMFKQSGKIAVNFIAGKRYVYIKNDGMKKECHGAGNLLEFQGIRWEQLNRVSTRNPCNFTRVYKGHTSPTFDNNGSMMFLDMSYNMLSGYIPKEIGSTPYLFILNLGHNFISGSIPDEVGDLRGLNILDLSSNKLDGRIPQAMSALTMLTEIDLSNNLLSGPIPEMGQFETFPPVKFLNNSGLCGYPLPRCGPANADGSAHQRSHGRKHASVAGSVAMGLLFSFVCIFGLILVGREMRKRRRKKEAELEMYGEGHGNSGDRTANNTNWKLTGAKEALSISLAAFEKPLRKLTFADLLQATNGFHNDTMIGSGGFGDVYKAVLKDGSAVAIKKLIHVSGQGDREFMAEMETIGKIKHRNLVPLLGYCKVGEERLLVYEFMKYGSLEDVLHDPKKAGVKLTWSMRRKIAIGAARGLAFLHHTCIPHIIHRDMKSSNVLLDENLEARVSDFGMARLMSAMDTHLSVSTLAGTPGYVPPEYYQSFRCSRKGDVYSYGVVLLELLTGKRPTDSPDFGDNNLVGWVKQHAKLRIRDVFDPELLKEDPALEIELLQHLKVAVACLEDRAWKRPTILQVMAKLKEIQAGSGIDSQSTIGSIEDGGFSSVEMVDMSIKEVPEGKL, translated from the coding sequence ATGAAGACTTTTCCAAGCTTCTTTCTCTTTGTAACGACTCTTTTTTTCTCCGTCTTCTCTCTTTCCCTTCAAGCTTCTTCACCGTCGCAGTCTTTGTACAGAGAAATACATCACCTTATCAGCTTCAAAAACGTTCTTCCCGACAAGAATCTACTCCCAGACTGGTCTCCCGACAAGAACCCGTGTACTTTCCACGGCGTGACTTGCAAAGAAGACAAGGTTACTTCGATTGATCTCAGTTCCAAGCCTCTCAATGTCGGATTCACTGCTGTGGCTTCGTCTCTCTTGTCTCTCGCCGGACTAGAGTCTCTGTTCCTCTCAAACTCCCACATCAACGGCTCCATTTCTGACTTCAAGTGCACCGCTTCCCTCACCAGCTTGGATCTATCCATGAACTCCATCTCCGGCCCTGTATCAACCTTGTCGAGCTTCGGCTCTTGCATCGGTCTGCAACATCTCAACGTCTCCTCCAACACCCTCGATTTCCCCGGGAAAGTTTCGGGTGGGCTAAAGCTTAGCAGCTTGGAAGTTCTCGATCTCTCCTCGAACTCTCTCTCCGGTGCTAACGTCGTCGGGTGGATTCTCTCCAACGGCTGTACAGAGCTAAAGCACTTATCAGTCAGCGGAAACAAAATAAGTGGTGACGTGGACGTCTCTCGTTGCGTGAACCTCGAGTTTCTCGATATCTCCTCCAACAACTTCTCCACCTCGATCCCGTCTCTCGGAGACTGCTCGTCTCTGCAGCATCTCGACATCTCAGGGAACAAATTCTCCGGCGACTTCTCCAACGCCATCTCCTCCTGCACAGAGCTAAAGTCGTTAAACATCTCCGGCAACCAATTCGCCGGAACCATCCCTCCACTGCCGCTCAAAAGCCTTCAGTACCTCTCCCTAGCGGAGAACAACTTCACCGGTGAGATCCCGGAGCTTCTCTCCGGCGCGTGCGGTACACTCGCCGGACTCGATCTCTCCGGAAACGAATTCCACGGCACGGTTCCTCCGTTCCTAGCCTCTTGTCACCTTCTGGAGTCGCTCGTGCTGTCGAGCAACAACTTCTCCGGCGAGTTACCGATGGATACGTTACTGAAAATGAAAGGACTCAAGGTGCTCGATCTCTCTTTCAACGAGTTCTCCGGCGAGTTGCCGGAGTCTTTAACGAACCTCTCCGCTTCTCTGCTCACGCTAGACCTCAGCTCCAACAATTTTTCCGGTCCGATCCTCCCGAATCTCTGCCGGAGCCCTAAAACCACGCTCCGGGAGCTTTACCTTCAGAACAACGGCTTCACCGGGAAGATTCCGGCGACGCTGAGCAACTGTTCGGAGCTGGTTTCGCTTCACCTGAGCTTCAATTACCTCTCCGGGACCATCCCGTCGAGTTTAGGCTCTCTATCGAAGCTCCGAGATCTGAAGCTATGGCTGAATATGCTCGAAGGAGAGATCCCTCAAGAGCTCATGTACGTCAACACGTTAGAGACTCTCATTCTCGACTTCAACTACTTAACCGGCGAAATCCCGTCCGGTTTAAGTAACTGTACCAATTTAAACTGGATTTCTCTGTCCAATAACCGGTTAACCGGTCAGATTCCTCGCTGGATCGGCCGGTTAGAGAGCCTCGCCATCCTCAAGCTAAGCAACAATTCTTTCTACGGGAACATCCCGGCTGAGTTAGGCGACTGTCGGAGCTTGATATGGCTCGATCTCAACACCAACTACTTCAACGGCACGATTCCGGCGGAGATGTTCAAGCAATCCGGGAAAATCGCTGTGAATTTCATCGCCGGGAAGAGGTACGTTTACATAAAAAACGACGGGATGAAGAAAGAGTGTCACGGAGCTGGTAACTTGCTTGAGTTTCAAGGAATCAGATGGGAGCAGCTTAACCGGGTTTCGACGAGGAACCCTTGTAATTTCACCAGAGTGTATAAAGGTCACACTTCGCCTACGTTTGATAACAACGGCTCCATGATGTTCCTCGACATGTCTTACAACATGTTGTCTGGTTACATACCGAAAGAGATTGGTTCCATGCCCTATCTGTTTATTCTCAACTTGGGACATAACTTTATCTCTGGGTCGATCCCTGACGAGGTGGGTGATCTGAGAGGGTTGAACATTCTTGATCTTTCGAGCAATAAGCTCGACGGGAGGATCCCTCAGGCTATGTCGGCACTTACTATGCTTACGGAGATTGATTTGTCGAATAATTTGTTATCCGGTCCTATTCCTGAGATGGGTCAGTTCGAGACTTTTTCCCCGGTTAAGTTCTTAAATAATTCTGGTTTATGTGGTTATCCGCTTCCTCGGTGTGGTCCTGCAAATGCAGATGGGTCTGCTCACCAGAGATCTCACGGAAGGAAGCATGCATCTGTTGCGGGTAGCGTGGCGATGGGGCTGTTGTTCTCCTTTGTATGCATATTCGGGCTGATCCTAGTTGGTAGAGAGATGAGGAAGAGACGGAGGAAGAAAGAGGCGGAGTTGGAGATGTATGGTGAAGGGCATGGTAACTCCGGGGATAGAACCGCTAACAACACAAACTGGAAGCTGACTGGTGCAAAAGAAGCATTGAGTATCAGCCTCGCGGCTTTCGAGAAGCCGTTGCGGAAACTCACTTTTGCGGATCTTCTCCAGGCCACGAACGGGTTCCACAATGATACTATGATTGGATCCGGCGGGTTCGGAGATGTTTACAAAGCCGTTTTGAAAGACGGAAGCGCTGTGGCTATAAAGAAACTGATCCACGTTAGTGGTCAAGGGGATAGAGAGTTCATGGCGGAGATGGAAACTATCGGGAAGATCAAACACCGAAACCTTGTTCCTCTTCTCGGCTATTGCAAAGTCGGAGAAGAGCGGCTTCTCGTGTATGAGTTCATGAAGTATGGGAGCTTGGAAGATGTATTGCACGATCCAAAGAAGGCTGGTGTGAAACTAACATGGTCCATGAGGCGAAAAATCGCGATTGGAGCAGCTAGAGGGCTCGCCTTTCTTCACCATACCTGCATTCCGCATATCATCCATAGAGACATGAAGTCTAGTAACGTGTTGCTGGACGAAAACTTGGAAGCTAGGGTTTCGGATTTTGGCATGGCGAGGCTGATGAGCGCGATGGACACGCATTTAAGTGTCAGTACATTAGCCGGTACACCGGGTTACGTTCCTCCTGAGTATTACCAAAGTTTCAGGTGTTCAAGAAAAGGAGACGTTTATAGTTACGGCGTGGTCTTACTCGAGCTTCTCACGGGTAAACGACCAACCGACTCGCCGGATTTTGGAGATAATAACCTTGTTGGATGGGTGAAACAGCACGCGAAACTGCGGATCCGCGACGTGTTCGATCCCGAGCTTTTGAAGGAAGATCCAGCGCTAGAGATCGAACTTTTACAACACTTAAAAGTTGCCGTTGCGTGTTTGGAGGATCGGGCTTGGAAGCGACCGACTATTTTACAAGTCATGGCGAAGTTAAAGGAGATACAAGCGGGGTCGGGGATAGATTCGCAGTCGACGATAGGATCAATAGAGGATGGAGGATTCAGTTCAGTAGAAATGGTTGACATGAGTATAAAAGAAGTTCCCGAaggaaaattctga